One window of the Trifolium pratense cultivar HEN17-A07 linkage group LG2, ARS_RC_1.1, whole genome shotgun sequence genome contains the following:
- the LOC123909672 gene encoding xyloglucan endotransglucosylase/hydrolase protein 22-like — MASTSTTCCNNLLVLLITLLCINVAFVASNFNQDFQITWGDGRAKILNNANLLTLSLDKASGSGFQSKNEYLFGKIDMQLKLVPGNSAGTVTAYYLSSKGGAWDEIDFEFLGNLSGDPYILHTNVFSQGKGNREQQFHLWFDPTANFHTYSILWNPQRIVFSVDGTPIREFKNLESIGVPFPKNQAMRIYSSLWNADDWATRGGLVKTDWSKAPFTASYRNFNANNACIWNSGKSSCKSSSKSSTSSASWLSQELDSTGQQRLRWVQKNYMIYNYCSDKKRFPQGLPLECTH; from the exons ATGGCTTCTACTAGTACCACTTGTTGTAACAATTTACTAGTGCTTCTTATTACTCTACTTTGCATTAATGTAGCATTTGTTGCTAGTAATTTCAACCAAGATTTTCAGATTACGTGGGGTGATGGTCGTGCTAAAATACTTAACAATGCTAATCTTCTCACTTTGTCACTTGACAAAGCCTCAGGCTCAGGTTTTCAATCCAAAAATGAATACTTATTTGGCAAGATTGATATGCAACTTAAGCTTGTTCCAGGAAACTCTGCTGGCACTGTCACTGCTTATTAT CTATCATCAAAAGGTGGAGCATGGGATGAAATTGACTTTGAATTCTTGGGAAATTTGAGTGGTGATCCTTACATTCTTCACACCAATGTGTTTAGCCAAGGAAAAGGCAACAGGGAGCAACAATTTCATCTATGGTTTGATCCAACTGCAAATTTCCACACATACTCAATTCTATGGAATCCACAAAGAATTGT aTTTTCTGTTGATGGAACACCAATAAGAGAATTTAAGAATTTGGAATCAATTGGAGTTCCATTTCCTAAGAATCAAGCAATGAGGATATACTCAAGTCTTTGGAATGCTGATGATTGGGCAACAAGAGGTGGACTTGTAAAGACAGATTGGTCAAAAGCTCCATTCACTGCTTCTTATAGAAATTTCAATGCCAATAATGCTTGTATATGGAATAGTGGAAAATCCTCATGCAAATCATCATCAAAATCCTCTACTTCCTCTGCATCATGGCTATCACAAGAGCTTGATTCAACTGGTCAGCAGAGGCTGAGGTGGGTGCAGAAGAATTATATGATTTATAATTACTGCTCTGATAAGAAGAGATTTCCACAAGGCCTTCCACTTGAATGCACTCACtag
- the LOC123908180 gene encoding probable xyloglucan endotransglucosylase/hydrolase protein 23: MPFTHNCSILLLSILVFSSSFMITTYAAGNFYQNFDITWGDGRAKILDNGQLLTLSLDKASGSGFQSKNEYLFRNIDMQLKLVPGNSAGTVTAYYLSSKGSNWDEIDFEFLGNVSGEPYILHTNVFSQGKGNREQQFYLWFDPTADFHTYSILWNPQRIIFSVDGTPIREFKNMESKGVAFPKNQPMRIYSSLWNADDWATRGGIVKTDWTNAPFTASYRNFNADASSSNAWYSQQLDSTSQQRLSWVQKNYMIYNYCNDSKRFSQGLPTECTAS, encoded by the exons ATGCCATTCACTCATAATTGTTCAATCCTCTTATTATCTATACTGGTATTTAGTTCTTCTTTCATGATTACAACATATGCAGCAGGAAATTTCTACCAGAATTTTGATATTACTTGGGGAGATGGTCGTGCCAAAATACTCGACAATGGCCAACTTCTCACTCTTTCCCTTGATAAAGCCTCTGGTTCTGGATTCCAATCCAAGAACGAATATCTATTCCGCAACATTGATATGCAGCTTAAGCTTGTACCAGGAAACTCTGCAGGCACTGTCACTGCTTACTAT TTGTCATCAAAAGGATCAAATTGGGACGAGATTGATTTTGAATTCTTGGGGAATGTTAGTGGAGAACCATACATTTTACACACCAATGTGTTTAGTCAAGGAAAAGGCAACAGAGAGCAACAATTCTATCTTTGGTTTGATCCAACTGCTGATTTCCACACCTATTCCATTCTATGGAATCCTCAGCGCATTAT TTTCTCAGTGGATGGAACACCAATAAGAGAATTCAAGAACATGGAATCAAAAGGAGTTGCATTTCCAAAGAATCAGCCAATGAGGATATACTCAAGTCTATGGAATGCTGATGATTGGGCAACAAGAGGTGGTATTGTAAAGACTGATTGGACAAATGCTCCATTCACTGCTTCATATAGGAATTTCAATGCAGATGCTTCTTCATCTAATGCATGGTACTCCCAACAATTGGATTCAACAAGTCAACAGAGATTGAGTTGGGTGCAAAAGAATTACATGATTTACAATTATTGCAATGACTCCAAAAGATTTTCTCAGGGCCTTCCAACAGAGTGCACTGCATCTTAA
- the LOC123908181 gene encoding probable xyloglucan endotransglucosylase/hydrolase protein 23, translating to MAFTHNCSILFSLLVFGSSFIISTYAAGNFNQNFDITWGDGRAKILDNGQLLTLSLDKASGSGFQSKNEYLFGNIDMQLKLVPGNSAGTVTAYYLSSKGSNWDEIDFEFLGNVSGEPYILHTNVFSQGKGNREQQFYLWFDPTADFHTYSILWNPQRIIFSVDGTPIREFKNMESKGVAFPKNQPMRIYSSLWNADDWATRGGIVKTDWTNAPFTASYRNFNADASSSNAWYSQQLDSTSQQRLSWVQKNYMIYNYCNDTKRFPQGLPTECIAS from the exons ATGGCATTTACTCATAATTGTTCAATCCTCTTTTCTCTATTGGTCTTTGGTTCTTCTTTTATCATCTCAACATATGCGGCAGGAAATTTCAACCAGAATTTTGATATTACATGGGGCGATGGTCGTGCCAAGATACTAGACAATGGCCAACTTCTCACTCTTTCCCTTGACAAAGCCTCTGGGTCTGGATTCCAATCCAAGAACGAATATCTATTCGGCAACATTGATATGCAACTCAAACTTGTACCAGGAAATTCTGCAGGCACCGTCACTGCATACTAT TTGTCATCAAAAGGATCAAATTGGGACGagattgattttgaatttttagggAATGTGAGTGGAGAGCCATACATTCTACACACCAATGTGTTTAGTCAAGGAAAAGGCAACAGAGAGCAACAATTCTATCTTTGGTTTGATCCAACTGCTGATTTCCACACATATTCCATTCTATGGAATCCTCAGCGCATTAT TTTCTCAGTGGATGGAACACCAATAAGAGAATTCAAGAACATGGAATCAAAAGGAGTTGCATTTCCAAAGAATCAGCCAATGAGGATATACTCAAGTCTATGGAATGCTGATGATTGGGCAACAAGAGGTGGTATTGTAAAGACAGATTGGACAAATGCTCCATTCACAGCATCATATAGAAACTTTAATGCAGATGCTTCTTCATCCAATGCATGGTACTCTCAACAGTTGGATTCAACAAGTCAACAAAGATTGAGTTGGGTGCAAAAGAATTACATGATTTACAATTATTGCAATGACACCAAAAGATTTCCTCAAGGCCTTCCAACAGAGTGCATTGCATCTTAA
- the LOC123908978 gene encoding probable xyloglucan endotransglucosylase/hydrolase protein 23, with the protein MAFIHSSTITVLYVFASFMTAYAAGNFYQNFDITWGDGRAKIVDNGQLLTLSLDKASGSGFQSKNEYLFGNIDMQLKLVPGNSAGTVTAYYLSSKGSNWDEIDFEFLGNVSGEPYILHTNVFSQGKGNREQQFYLWFDPTADFHTYSILWNPQRIIFSVDGTPIREFKNMESKGVAFPKNQPMRIYSSLWNADDWATRGGIVKTDWTNAPFTASYRNFNADASSSNAWYSQQLDSTSQQRLSWVQKNYMIYNYCNDSKRFPQGLPTECTAS; encoded by the exons ATGGCATTTATTCATTCTTCAACAATCACTGTCCTATATGTATTTGCATCTTTCATGACAGCATATGCAGCAGGTAACTTCTACCAGAACTTTGATATTACTTGGGGTGATGGTCGTGCCAAAATAGTCGACAATGGCCAACTTCTTACTCTTTCCCTTGACAAAGCCTCTGGTTCTGGATTCCAATCCAAGAACGAATATCTATTCGGCAACATTGATATGCAGCTTAAGCTTGTACCGGGAAACTCTGCGGGCACCGTCACTGCTTACTAT TTGTCATCAAAAGGATCAAATTGGGACGAGATTGATTTTGAATTCTTGGGGAATGTAAGCGGAGAACCATACATTCTACACACCAATGTGTTTAGTCAAGGAAAAGGAAATAGAGAGCAACAATTCTATCTTTGGTTTGATCCAACTGCTGATTTCCACACCTATTCCATTCTATGGAATCCTCAGCGCATTAT TTTCTCAGTGGATGGAACACCTATAAGAGAATTCAAGAACATGGAATCAAAAGGAGTTGCATTTCCAAAGAATCAGCCAATGAGGATATACTCAAGTCTATGGAATGCTGATGATTGGGCAACAAGAGGTGGTATTGTCAAGACTGATTGGACAAATGCTCCATTCACAGCATCATATAGAAACTTTAATGCAGATGCTTCTTCATCCAATGCATGGTACTCTCAACAGTTGGATTCAACAAGTCAACAGAGATTGAGTTGGGTGCAAAAGAATTACATGATTTACAATTATTGCAATGACTCCAAAAGATTTCCGCAGGGCCTTCCAACAGAATGCACTGCATCTTAA
- the LOC123908885 gene encoding probable xyloglucan endotransglucosylase/hydrolase protein 23 → MTCSKVTILLLVLLISTVTIAYAANFNQDFDITWGDGRAKILNNAQLLTLSLDKASGSGFQSKNEYLFGKIDMQLKLVPGNSAGTVTAYYLSSKGGAWDEIDFEFLGNLSGDPYILHTNVFSQGKGNREQQFYLWFDPTADFHTYSILWNPQRIVFSVDGTPIREFKNMESKGIPFPKNQPMRIYSSLWNADDWATRGGLVKTDWSNAPFTASYRNFNANACTVSSGISSCSSTQSNKNAWFSEELDSTSYERLKWVQKNYMIYNYCTDIKRFPQGLPQECRMS, encoded by the exons ATGACTTGTTCAAAAGTTACTATCCTACTACTAGTCCTTCTAATTTCTACGGTTACAATTGCATATGCTGCCAATTTTAATCAAGATTTTGATATAACATGGGGGGATGGTCGTGCTAAAATACTCAACAATGCCCAACTTCTTACTCTATCTCTTGATAAAGCCTCTGGCTCTGGCTTTCAATCCAAAAATGAATACCTTTTTGGTAAAATTGACATGCAACTTAAACTTGTTCCTGGTAACTCTGCTGGCACTGTCACCGCCTATTAT CTATCATCAAAAGGGGGTGCATGGGATGAAATTGACTTTGAATTCTTGGGAAATTTGAGTGGTGATCCTTACATTCTTCACACCAATGTGTTTAGCCAAGGAAAAGGTAACAGAGAGCAACAATTCTACCTTTGGTTTGACCCAACTGCAGATTTTCACACCTATTCCATCCTTTGGAACCCACAACGGATTGT tttttctgtGGATGGAACTCCAATCAGGGAATTCAAGAACATGGAATCAAAGGGTATTCCATTTCCCAAGAATCAACCAATGAGAATCTATTCCAGTCTTTGGAATGCTGATGATTGGGCTACAAGAGGAGGACTTGTCAAAACAGATTGGTCAAATGCTCCTTTCACTGCTTCATATAGAAACTTCAATGCTAATGCATGCACTGTGTCTTCTGGAATATCATCTTGTAGTTCAACACAATCTAATAAGAATGCTTGGTTTTCTGAGGAGTTGGATTCTACAAGTTATGAGAGGCTCAAGTGggtgcaaaagaattatatgaTCTATAATTACTGCACTGATATCAAAAGATTTCCTCAGGGTCTACCTCAAGAATGTAGGATGTCTTAG
- the LOC123908884 gene encoding probable xyloglucan endotransglucosylase/hydrolase protein 23: MAYLFCVPYANYAMLVVTFLITTTSFMVALAGNLDQNVGITWGDGRGKILNNGQLLTLSLDRVSGSGFQSNNQYLYGKIDMQIKLVPGNSAGTVTAYYLRSEGSSWDEIDFEFLGNLSGDPYIVHTNVYTQGKGDREQQFYLWFDPTTDFHTYSFLWNPAHVVFYIDGRPIREFKNLESEGVPYPKNQPMKLYSSLWNADDWATRGGLVKTDWTQAPFTASFRNFKAHGCVWSNGVSSCNSNSSSNNAWLSQQLDSTNQKRLKWVQKNYMIYNYCNDLKRFPQGLPLECTVSTK, encoded by the exons ATGGCATATTTGTTTTGTGTTCCTTATGCTAATTATGCAATGCTTGTTGTAACATTTTTAATAACTACTACATCTTTCATGGTAGCTTTAGCTGGAAACTTAGATCAAAATGTTGGTATCACTTGGGGAGATGGAAGAGGTAAGATTTTGAACAATGGTCAGCTTCTTACTCTGTCTCTAGACAGAGTCTCTGGCTCTggttttcaatccaacaatcAATATCTTTATGGTAAGATTGACATGCAAATCAAACTTGTTCCTGGAAATTCAGCTGGCACAGTCACCGCTtattat TTACGTTCAGAAGGGTCATCTTGGGATGAGATAGATTTTGAGTTCTTGGGAAATTTGAGTGGTGATCCTTATATAGTTCATACCAATGTGTACACACAAGGCAAAGGTGACAGAGAGCAACAGTTTTATCTTTGGTTTGACCCAACTACAGATTTTCACACATATTCCTTTCTCTGGAATCCTGCACATGTTGT ATTCTATATTGATGGGAGACCAATTAGGGAATTCAAGAACTTAGAGAGTGAAGGTGTTCCCTATCCAAAGAATCAGCCAATGAAATTATATTCAAGTCTATGGAATGCTGATGATTGGGCTACAAGAGGTGGACTTGTGAAAACAGATTGGACTCAAGCTCCATTTACTGCTTCATTTAGAAACTTCAAAGCCCATGGTTGTGTTTGGTCTAATGGAGTTTCTTCTTGCAACTCCAACTCTTCTTCTAATAATGCTTGGTTATCTCAACAGCTAGATTCTACAAATCAGAAGAGATTAAAATGGGTGCAGAAGAATTATATGATTTATAATTATTGCAATGATCTTAAGCGATTCCCTCAAGGTCTTCCTTTGGAATGCACCGTCAGCACCAAATAA
- the LOC123908617 gene encoding CASP-like protein 2C1 — protein MEFRMAKWEVYLRVIAILFLVSTACLVAFDTQTKVVFLMISKKATYKDLDALKILVYVTSTAAGYNMLQLCKHTFSALPTISNFKTSYYMYIAWITFLLDQIVVYLTFATNTAAFQAAIFALNGSEAFQWMKICNKFTRFCEQIAGALLCGYIAPIIMTMISAISAYKVFRMYSSKRFMHFKGK, from the exons atggaattccGAATGGCAAAATGGGAAGTTTATCTAAGAGTCATAGCAATATTGTTCTTAGTATCAACAGCTTGTTTAGTTGCTTTTGATACTCAAACAAAAGTTGTCTTTTTAATGATTTCAAAGAAAGCTACTTACAAGGACTTGGATGCTCTCAA GATCTTGGTGTATGTTACATCTACAGCTGCTGGCTATAACATGCTTCAATTATGCAAACACACTTTCTCAGCTCTTCCTACAATATCAAACTTCAAAACCTCTTATTATATGTACATTGCTTGGATTACTTTCTTACTAGATCAG ATTGTAGTGTACTTGACATTCGCCACAAACACTGCAGCATTTCAAGCTgctattttcgcacttaatggATCAGAAGCTTTCCAGTGGATGAAAATATGCAACAAATTCACCAGATTTTGTGAGCAAATTGCAGGGGCATTGTTATGCGGCTATATAGCACCTATTATAATGACTATGATTTCAGCTATCTCAGCCTACAAAGTTTTCAGAATGTACTCTTCAAAGAGGTTCATGCATTTCAAAGGCAAATGA